One genomic region from Campylobacter concisus encodes:
- a CDS encoding ComEA family DNA-binding protein yields the protein MRIKILLCLVVASIAYGANLNTASKSELMSLGLSKGQALNIIKYRKAHKFKSIDELEKVQGIDFNDMQKVKEKLSIKENAKVKKTEAKNSKGKKK from the coding sequence ATGAGGATTAAAATTTTACTTTGTTTGGTAGTTGCAAGTATAGCATATGGCGCCAACCTAAATACAGCTAGCAAGAGCGAGCTAATGAGCCTTGGGCTAAGTAAGGGCCAAGCATTAAACATTATAAAATACAGAAAAGCCCATAAATTTAAAAGCATCGATGAGCTTGAAAAAGTCCAAGGTATTGATTTTAACGATATGCAAAAAGTTAAAGAAAAACTTAGCATAAAAGAGAATGCAAAAGTCAAAAAAACTGAAGCAAAAAACTCCAAAGGCAAGAAAAAATAA
- a CDS encoding transglycosylase domain-containing protein, giving the protein MKYILAFIFIVAISLGGAFLYFYSQVRFDAYAIIDYKPKLTTQIFDRNNELIANIFEENRIYVKYNDIPPRVIEALVAIEDTSYFEHGGINVEAMARAAIKDIKARKLVEGASTLTQQLIKNLALSREKKFTRKIKEIVLAMKLESELSKEDIIERYLNHVYFGHGYYGIKTAAEGYFRKELNELSIKEVAMLVGLPKAPSTYDPTKHLDLSLSRANRVLERMYNIGWINEDEYRKGVLEEPAVFDDTLTRNKAPYVVDEIIKEASKKFDDIKTGGYKIQSTVDLNVQKIAQEALVYGYNEILKRDKKANAEILNGAIVVTHPQSGQILALIGGIDYAKSSYNRATQSKRQPGSSFKPFIYQIALDSGYSVVSQVADIARTFDMGNGKEWTPKNYSGGFQGYITIKSAITQSRNLATINLLNDLGLSSVRKQLTDMGFNDIPENLSIALGSFGISPLDFAKFYSMFPNDGEVVEPTLIKHIENSFGASMDYEPQRKQVLKPEQAFLMTTLLQNVVNNGTGRNAKINGIQIAGKTGTTNNNIDAWFCGYSPDIEAIIWYGNDDNSPMKKIEGGGRTAAPVFKKFMEGYIKLYPTLRRAFEQPDGVYKGYYGGSDEYYTNDSPLPQNIPANDIIQDQENDGLLF; this is encoded by the coding sequence ATGAAATATATCCTGGCATTTATCTTTATAGTTGCCATTTCACTTGGCGGAGCATTTTTATATTTTTATTCGCAAGTTAGATTTGATGCTTACGCTATTATTGATTATAAACCAAAGCTTACAACGCAAATTTTTGATAGAAACAACGAACTCATCGCAAATATCTTTGAAGAAAATAGAATTTATGTAAAATATAACGACATCCCGCCGCGTGTCATCGAAGCACTCGTGGCTATCGAGGATACGAGCTACTTTGAGCACGGCGGCATAAACGTAGAAGCTATGGCAAGAGCTGCCATAAAAGATATCAAGGCCAGAAAACTAGTCGAGGGAGCTTCAACACTAACACAACAGCTCATTAAAAATTTGGCTCTAAGCCGTGAGAAGAAATTTACAAGAAAGATAAAAGAGATCGTGCTTGCTATGAAGCTTGAAAGCGAGCTTAGCAAAGAAGATATCATAGAAAGATACCTAAATCACGTCTATTTTGGACATGGCTACTACGGCATAAAAACAGCAGCTGAGGGATATTTTAGAAAAGAGCTAAATGAGCTAAGCATAAAAGAAGTTGCCATGCTAGTTGGCTTGCCAAAAGCTCCAAGCACTTATGATCCTACAAAGCACCTTGACCTATCACTTAGCCGTGCAAATAGAGTGCTTGAGAGAATGTATAACATCGGCTGGATAAATGAGGACGAGTACCGCAAGGGCGTGCTTGAAGAGCCAGCGGTCTTTGATGACACACTCACAAGAAATAAAGCCCCTTACGTAGTCGATGAGATAATAAAAGAGGCTTCAAAGAAATTTGACGATATAAAAACTGGCGGTTATAAGATACAAAGCACAGTTGATCTAAATGTCCAAAAGATCGCTCAAGAAGCTCTAGTCTATGGCTACAATGAAATTTTAAAACGCGATAAAAAAGCAAATGCAGAAATCCTAAATGGAGCTATAGTAGTTACTCATCCACAAAGCGGTCAAATTTTGGCACTAATTGGCGGTATCGACTACGCAAAAAGCAGCTATAACCGTGCCACTCAAAGCAAGCGTCAGCCAGGATCTAGTTTTAAGCCATTTATCTATCAAATAGCACTTGATAGTGGCTACTCAGTCGTTTCTCAAGTGGCTGATATCGCCAGGACATTTGACATGGGAAATGGCAAAGAGTGGACGCCAAAGAACTATAGCGGCGGTTTTCAAGGCTATATCACTATAAAATCAGCCATAACCCAGTCGCGTAACCTCGCAACCATAAATTTGCTAAACGATCTTGGTCTTAGCTCGGTTCGTAAACAGCTTACAGATATGGGCTTTAACGATATCCCAGAAAATTTATCTATCGCACTTGGAAGTTTTGGGATTTCGCCACTTGACTTTGCGAAATTTTACTCGATGTTTCCAAACGATGGCGAAGTGGTCGAGCCTACGCTCATTAAGCATATAGAAAATAGCTTTGGGGCTTCGATGGATTATGAACCACAAAGAAAGCAAGTGCTAAAACCAGAACAAGCATTTTTGATGACGACACTTCTTCAAAATGTCGTAAATAACGGCACTGGACGCAACGCTAAAATAAATGGCATCCAAATAGCAGGCAAAACCGGCACAACAAACAATAACATCGATGCTTGGTTTTGTGGCTACTCGCCTGACATCGAAGCGATAATCTGGTACGGAAATGACGACAACAGTCCTATGAAAAAGATTGAGGGTGGTGGTAGAACAGCCGCACCTGTGTTTAAGAAATTTATGGAAGGCTACATTAAGCTTTATCCTACTTTAAGACGTGCATTTGAGCAGCCAGACGGTGTTTATAAAGGCTATTATGGCGGCAGTGACGAATACTACACAAACGACTCACCACTACCTCAAAATATACCGGCAAATGACATCATACAAGATCAAGAAAATGATGGATTATTATTTTAG
- the maf gene encoding septum formation inhibitor Maf, whose translation MITLASSSPTRANLLKDAGINFTQISFQFDESKIEKKVKPEIYVQNVVKAKKEQFLKENIALKNLLFADSCVACGDKILGKAKDEKEAIAMLNLQSGNECSVYTAMIFLGEFELINVSKTMYKFKKFDEHDLNEYIKNNEWQGKAGAMTIENFNKKYIISQHGETSTAMGLNLKILKAFL comes from the coding sequence ATGATAACACTCGCTTCAAGCTCGCCAACAAGGGCAAATTTATTAAAAGATGCTGGCATAAATTTCACTCAAATTTCTTTCCAGTTTGACGAGAGCAAGATAGAAAAAAAAGTAAAGCCTGAAATTTATGTCCAAAACGTCGTAAAAGCCAAAAAAGAGCAATTTTTAAAAGAAAATATAGCTCTTAAAAATTTACTCTTTGCAGATAGCTGTGTAGCGTGTGGAGATAAAATTTTAGGTAAAGCAAAGGATGAAAAAGAAGCGATTGCCATGCTAAATTTACAAAGTGGCAACGAATGCAGCGTCTATACGGCGATGATATTTTTAGGTGAATTTGAGCTTATAAACGTAAGTAAAACTATGTATAAATTTAAAAAATTTGACGAGCATGACCTTAATGAATACATAAAAAATAATGAGTGGCAAGGCAAGGCTGGAGCCATGACGATAGAAAATTTTAATAAAAAATATATCATCTCCCAGCACGGTGAGACCAGCACAGCCATGGGGCTAAATTTAAAAATATTAAAGGCATTTTTATGA
- a CDS encoding 3-isopropylmalate dehydratase: MSHYDIAFIKFDQVVLFLHVCFVALFVGLQAGLVLVGSYFIKNKFEDKERYHILLHIIRRFGIAIFILILCVIATSVVIIFGFYDANLTNPMASAMVATKCAIELFLLLNLSYIFYRYKKALKALRSHEMIELNESLIVIIYYFTPLNLLASLAAIYLGISYKVFL, translated from the coding sequence ATGAGTCATTACGATATAGCTTTTATAAAATTTGACCAAGTAGTACTATTTTTGCATGTATGCTTTGTAGCTCTTTTTGTGGGGCTACAAGCCGGTCTTGTGCTTGTTGGAAGCTACTTTATAAAAAATAAATTTGAAGATAAGGAACGCTACCACATCTTACTTCACATTATAAGACGCTTTGGCATTGCGATTTTCATACTAATCCTTTGCGTGATAGCGACAAGTGTGGTTATAATTTTTGGATTTTATGATGCAAATTTGACAAATCCTATGGCAAGTGCGATGGTGGCAACAAAATGCGCAATAGAACTATTTTTGTTATTAAATTTAAGTTATATATTTTATAGATATAAAAAGGCCTTAAAAGCACTAAGATCGCATGAAATGATCGAGCTAAATGAGAGTTTGATCGTTATAATTTATTACTTCACACCGCTAAATTTATTAGCTTCGCTAGCAGCCATTTATCTTGGCATAAGCTATAAGGTGTTTTTATGA
- the alaS gene encoding alanine--tRNA ligase, whose product MQNLDIRKAYLDFFKSKGHEVVASAPLVPNDATLLFTNAGMVPFKSIFTGEVPRPTPPIRTSCQTCIRAGGKHNDLDNVGYTARHHTFFEMLGNFSFGEYFKKEAIAYAWEFVTEVLKLPKDKLYVTVHESDDEAFEIWSTHIAKERIYRFGDHDNFWQMGDTGPCGPCSEIFYDQGAEHFNTPEDYMGGDGDRFLEIWNLVFMQYERSADGKLSPLPKPSIDTGMGLERVTAILQGKFSNYDSTLFMPLINEVAKLCGKPYVYESGASYRVISDHIRSVTFLLAQGTTFDKEGRGYVLRRILRRAIRHGYLLGIKEPFMYKLVDKVCELMGEHYTYLNEKKAAVKEQIKLEEERFLATIASGLELFESELKNTKEIFSGEAAFKLYDTFGFPLDLTADMLREKGLKVDEARFDELMSEQKARAKAAWKGSGDKSAKGDFKELLEKFGENKFIGYEELKSKSKILALLDEEFKNVDSLDAGKEGWVMFDVTPFYAQSGGQCGDSGKIVGKANVLDTQKFHGLNLSLVKTNAALKVGDEVELEVGSDRAQIARHHSATHLLHAALRNVLGTHIAQAGSSVEADRLRFDFSHPKALTSEEISKVENLVNEWILNGANSKTELMKLEDAKNSGAIALFNEKYADNVRVVSFGDVSKELCGGTHVKNIDEIGSFFITKESGVSAGVRRIEAVCSRAALNLAKSFRAEIDELKDELKSAEPLNAVKKLKNELRVLKDKLKNAKNSHELVYLDINKTKLCVTSVDGGDIKTLIDEFKNEHESAAILLIQADESGKISLAAGVKNAPLKAGAWVKFAAQILGGNGGGKDDFATAGGKDASMIEDAIKDSLEYARQALEK is encoded by the coding sequence ATGCAAAATTTAGATATAAGAAAGGCATATCTTGATTTTTTTAAATCAAAAGGTCACGAAGTAGTAGCTTCAGCACCACTCGTGCCAAACGATGCAACACTACTTTTCACAAACGCTGGCATGGTTCCATTTAAGAGCATTTTCACAGGCGAAGTGCCGCGCCCAACACCACCTATTCGCACTAGCTGTCAGACCTGCATAAGAGCTGGAGGTAAGCACAACGATCTTGATAACGTTGGCTACACAGCGCGCCACCACACATTTTTTGAGATGCTTGGCAACTTTAGCTTTGGCGAATACTTCAAAAAAGAGGCGATCGCTTACGCTTGGGAATTTGTAACAGAAGTACTAAAACTGCCAAAAGACAAACTTTATGTAACCGTTCATGAAAGCGATGATGAGGCGTTTGAAATTTGGAGTACTCACATCGCAAAAGAGAGAATTTACCGCTTTGGCGATCATGATAACTTCTGGCAAATGGGCGATACTGGACCATGTGGCCCTTGCAGTGAAATTTTTTACGATCAAGGGGCTGAACACTTTAATACGCCTGAAGATTACATGGGCGGCGATGGCGATAGATTTTTAGAGATCTGGAATCTTGTTTTCATGCAGTATGAAAGAAGCGCCGATGGCAAACTAAGCCCACTACCAAAACCAAGCATAGATACTGGCATGGGACTTGAGCGCGTTACTGCTATCTTGCAAGGTAAATTTAGCAACTACGACAGCACACTTTTTATGCCATTAATTAACGAAGTAGCAAAGCTTTGTGGCAAGCCGTACGTCTATGAAAGTGGCGCTAGCTACCGTGTCATAAGCGATCACATCCGCTCGGTCACATTTTTGCTAGCTCAAGGTACGACATTTGACAAAGAAGGCCGTGGCTACGTGCTTCGCCGCATCTTACGCCGTGCGATCCGCCATGGATACTTGCTAGGCATAAAAGAGCCATTTATGTATAAGCTTGTTGATAAAGTTTGCGAGCTAATGGGCGAGCACTACACATACCTAAATGAGAAAAAAGCGGCCGTAAAAGAGCAGATCAAGCTTGAAGAAGAGAGATTTTTGGCGACAATCGCTAGTGGTTTAGAGTTATTTGAGAGCGAGCTTAAAAATACAAAAGAAATTTTTAGCGGAGAGGCTGCGTTTAAGCTCTATGACACATTTGGCTTCCCACTTGACCTAACAGCTGATATGCTTAGAGAAAAAGGCTTAAAAGTCGATGAGGCAAGGTTTGATGAGCTTATGAGCGAGCAAAAAGCACGTGCAAAAGCTGCTTGGAAAGGCAGTGGCGATAAGAGTGCGAAGGGCGATTTTAAAGAGCTACTTGAGAAATTTGGCGAGAATAAATTTATAGGCTATGAAGAGCTTAAAAGTAAAAGTAAAATTTTAGCTCTGCTTGATGAAGAATTTAAAAATGTAGATAGCTTAGATGCTGGCAAAGAGGGCTGGGTGATGTTTGATGTCACTCCATTTTATGCTCAAAGTGGCGGTCAGTGCGGTGATAGCGGTAAGATAGTAGGCAAAGCAAATGTTCTTGATACGCAAAAATTTCATGGACTAAATTTATCTTTAGTAAAAACTAATGCAGCGCTAAAAGTTGGTGATGAAGTAGAGCTTGAAGTGGGCAGTGATAGAGCCCAGATCGCACGTCACCACAGCGCCACACACTTACTTCATGCAGCCCTTAGAAACGTGCTTGGCACGCATATCGCTCAAGCTGGCTCAAGTGTAGAAGCAGATAGGCTAAGGTTTGACTTCTCTCATCCAAAAGCACTTACTAGCGAAGAAATTTCAAAGGTTGAAAATTTAGTAAATGAGTGGATACTAAATGGTGCTAACTCAAAAACAGAACTTATGAAACTTGAAGATGCTAAAAATAGTGGAGCTATCGCACTATTTAATGAAAAATACGCTGATAATGTAAGAGTCGTTAGCTTTGGCGACGTCAGCAAAGAGCTTTGTGGTGGCACACATGTAAAAAATATAGATGAGATCGGATCGTTTTTCATCACAAAAGAGAGTGGCGTAAGTGCTGGCGTTAGGCGTATCGAGGCTGTTTGCTCAAGAGCTGCGCTAAATTTAGCAAAATCATTTAGAGCTGAGATTGATGAGCTAAAAGATGAGCTAAAGAGTGCCGAGCCACTAAATGCGGTCAAAAAGCTAAAAAATGAATTAAGAGTTTTAAAAGATAAACTAAAAAATGCTAAAAATTCTCATGAGCTAGTCTATTTAGACATAAATAAAACCAAGCTTTGCGTCACAAGCGTAGATGGTGGAGATATAAAAACTTTGATAGATGAGTTTAAAAATGAGCATGAAAGTGCTGCTATTTTGCTAATCCAAGCCGATGAGAGTGGCAAAATTTCTCTTGCAGCTGGCGTTAAAAACGCTCCTTTAAAGGCAGGCGCTTGGGTAAAATTTGCAGCGCAAATCCTAGGTGGCAATGGCGGTGGCAAAGATGACTTTGCAACAGCCGGTGGCAAAGATGCATCAATGATAGAAGATGCGATAAAAGACTCACTTGAGTACGCAAGGCAAGCCTTAGAAAAATGA
- a CDS encoding Gfo/Idh/MocA family oxidoreductase: MKLRIGIVGYNLVGKQHYMELRRSDKFEVCGVFDKENRDDACRAPFFDEFKKFIEVAQPQAVVLCLPQHEIVEAFCQCAKYCQNILISRPIFKSVSELKEIKYASVVNKVRVCTGVDERFNPTIVSLKKALLKEEEIYSISIAHFKPLCEGNIINELSLCDIDLAKNLVDSEICSFFYTQANKTNTKICDNVGINIKMKNQILVSITDSFCGSLERFKIEVNAKEGVYFGDLIDYKLHRVNENGQMNLKTDPINNEIKAQYDAFYDLCQSGESSELSSIDDAIKIKELF, translated from the coding sequence GTGAAACTCAGAATTGGCATTGTTGGATACAATCTAGTTGGCAAGCAGCACTATATGGAGCTGAGGCGTTCTGACAAATTTGAAGTTTGTGGAGTTTTTGATAAAGAAAATAGAGATGATGCTTGCAGAGCTCCGTTTTTTGATGAGTTTAAAAAATTTATAGAAGTAGCCCAGCCACAAGCTGTCGTACTTTGTCTGCCTCAACATGAGATCGTAGAGGCCTTTTGTCAGTGTGCAAAATATTGCCAAAATATCTTGATTTCAAGGCCAATATTTAAAAGTGTAAGCGAGCTAAAAGAGATAAAATATGCTTCAGTGGTAAATAAAGTAAGAGTTTGCACCGGCGTTGATGAGCGCTTTAATCCGACCATCGTTTCATTAAAAAAGGCACTTTTAAAAGAAGAAGAAATTTATAGCATTTCAATTGCGCATTTTAAACCACTTTGCGAAGGAAATATTATAAACGAGCTTTCACTTTGCGATATAGACCTTGCGAAAAATTTAGTAGATAGTGAAATTTGTAGCTTTTTTTATACTCAAGCAAATAAAACAAATACCAAAATATGCGACAATGTTGGAATAAACATTAAAATGAAAAATCAAATTTTGGTGAGTATTACTGATTCTTTTTGTGGCTCTTTAGAGCGTTTTAAAATAGAAGTAAATGCCAAAGAGGGTGTTTATTTTGGCGATCTTATCGATTATAAGCTTCATAGGGTTAATGAAAATGGGCAGATGAATTTAAAAACTGATCCCATAAATAATGAGATAAAAGCTCAATACGATGCCTTTTATGATCTTTGCCAAAGCGGCGAAAGTAGCGAGCTTTCAAGCATCGATGATGCAATAAAAATCAAAGAGCTATTTTGA
- the hemH gene encoding ferrochelatase, whose product MKRALLLLNMGGANSLADVEIFLKNMFNDPYILGIKNKFLRKFVAFMITKGRLKTAKHNYEQIGGKSPICELTAKLCDKISSLQNEFDAVDFAMNYTSPFAKDVLKKYENFDEIVLLPLYPHHSQTTITSSLDDFKKAKDELEIKAKILLCGPFYDDEIYNKIIISHINEAINNIDVSDVELIFSAHSLPQKIIDKGDVYEKHINEHVQILSKMIKDSGLNFKEINLAYQSRLGPVKWLEPSLNEILAKCKSKKALIYPLSFCIDNSETIFELVIEYAKIAKELNFSFYKVVWCPNFSDEFASFILQKAKTAKEINF is encoded by the coding sequence ATGAAAAGGGCACTTTTGCTTTTGAATATGGGTGGGGCAAATAGCCTTGCTGATGTAGAAATTTTTCTAAAAAATATGTTTAACGACCCGTATATTTTGGGTATAAAGAATAAATTTTTAAGAAAATTTGTAGCATTTATGATTACAAAAGGTAGACTAAAAACGGCTAAGCATAACTACGAACAAATAGGTGGCAAATCACCTATTTGTGAGCTTACAGCTAAGCTTTGCGATAAAATTTCAAGCTTACAAAATGAGTTTGATGCAGTTGATTTTGCAATGAACTATACTTCACCATTTGCAAAAGATGTGCTTAAAAAATACGAAAATTTTGATGAGATAGTGCTTTTGCCACTTTATCCTCATCATTCACAAACTACAATAACTTCGAGTTTAGATGATTTTAAAAAAGCAAAAGATGAGCTAGAGATAAAGGCTAAAATTTTGCTTTGCGGACCATTTTATGATGATGAAATTTACAACAAAATCATAATCTCGCATATAAACGAAGCCATAAATAATATAGATGTAAGCGATGTGGAGCTTATCTTTTCGGCTCATTCGTTGCCTCAAAAGATTATCGATAAAGGTGATGTCTACGAAAAGCACATAAATGAGCATGTGCAAATTTTAAGCAAAATGATAAAAGATAGCGGATTAAACTTCAAAGAGATAAATTTAGCCTACCAATCGCGCCTTGGCCCTGTAAAATGGCTAGAGCCCTCACTAAATGAAATTTTGGCAAAATGTAAGAGTAAAAAGGCTCTTATCTATCCGCTCTCTTTTTGCATAGATAACTCTGAGACCATTTTTGAGCTAGTTATTGAATATGCAAAGATTGCAAAAGAGCTAAATTTTAGCTTCTACAAGGTTGTTTGGTGCCCAAATTTTAGTGATGAGTTTGCTAGTTTTATCTTACAAAAAGCAAAAACAGCCAAAGAGATTAACTTTTAG
- a CDS encoding response regulator, whose product MKVQNNDIIDYLLQSGSSKTKDKKNSFDEILNLAMDKIASDAKISDKIEQFKKRLTEIGAVGFISELNSNKIEEKIAQKKKELTELLGIDDPAKTQDQKNELLKIMDKILSDYRKELNVALANQALLEKQKNLNSKSSSSVNLSSVLNELGLA is encoded by the coding sequence ATGAAGGTACAAAATAACGACATAATCGATTATTTATTGCAATCAGGCTCAAGCAAAACTAAAGATAAAAAAAATAGTTTTGATGAAATTTTAAACCTTGCTATGGATAAAATCGCAAGCGATGCAAAAATTTCAGATAAGATTGAACAGTTTAAAAAAAGGCTTACTGAAATCGGTGCAGTTGGTTTTATAAGTGAGCTAAATTCTAACAAGATAGAAGAGAAAATAGCCCAAAAGAAAAAGGAGCTAACAGAACTTCTAGGCATAGATGATCCCGCAAAAACACAGGATCAAAAAAATGAGTTGCTTAAAATAATGGATAAAATTTTAAGTGATTATCGCAAAGAGCTAAATGTAGCACTTGCTAATCAAGCTCTGCTAGAGAAGCAAAAAAATCTTAATAGTAAGAGTAGTAGCTCGGTTAATTTAAGTTCTGTTTTAAACGAACTAGGACTTGCTTAA
- a CDS encoding phosphatidylglycerophosphatase A family protein has translation MQKLFLTFFGFGLLPKAPGTWGSIAGAVVAYFVLYFLSSTTLFLASILLFLISISVIDDFEKKVNSHDESFIVIDEVAGVWLAIAISGATISQLILSLVLFRMLDIKKPSIIGRIDRNVKGGLGVMGDDMVAGFFAGIISAIIYGAAIKFGITLP, from the coding sequence ATGCAAAAACTATTTTTAACTTTTTTTGGATTTGGACTTTTGCCAAAAGCGCCTGGCACTTGGGGCTCTATTGCTGGCGCTGTGGTAGCTTATTTTGTGCTTTATTTTTTATCATCAACCACACTTTTTCTAGCTAGCATTTTGCTATTTTTGATAAGCATTAGCGTTATAGATGATTTTGAAAAAAAGGTAAATTCTCACGACGAAAGTTTTATAGTTATAGACGAAGTTGCTGGAGTTTGGCTTGCTATTGCCATTAGCGGAGCTACGATCTCTCAGCTAATACTCTCACTTGTGCTTTTTAGAATGCTTGATATTAAAAAGCCTTCGATAATAGGCAGGATCGACCGCAATGTAAAAGGTGGCCTTGGCGTAATGGGCGATGATATGGTAGCTGGCTTTTTTGCTGGAATAATTAGCGCAATAATATACGGGGCTGCTATAAAATTTGGCATAACTTTGCCGTAA
- a CDS encoding sulfate adenylyltransferase, producing MTSARKNSEISINTEVFGALELIKNKILSNYDSLMDDEQIKEVSKKGYFNGEPMPYSFGFAPFGELNQNIASKLTPGQKVNLSLDGKIVGHINVAKVFKFDESMRAKNIFLANEASNDKELNLGKYSISGEFELYDESMQISKNALNDLIKEDGAKKITAVFLTADPFNRAHERLVRMTIDKADLVIIFLIRTREEKHVDYEIRKQVLDYFIQNYLPAKKVFVFALKNTTLFSSHANPTLECIAASRFGANKLVIGQNHSGIGMFFDHNEAHTILDIYKNDLNLEVIVLPELVYCNKCKTLVSTKSCPHGQHHQIKYHPDVIKELLFNGIMPPAILVRPEISALVLSKLFTNRFKDVQKLCDDLFVNSGLLENKTDRDFYEELMKLYQTSSMT from the coding sequence ATGACGTCAGCAAGAAAAAATAGTGAAATTTCTATAAATACCGAAGTTTTTGGTGCTTTGGAGCTAATAAAAAATAAAATTCTCTCAAATTACGACTCGTTGATGGACGATGAACAGATAAAAGAGGTGAGCAAAAAAGGCTATTTTAATGGCGAGCCGATGCCGTATTCTTTTGGATTTGCTCCATTTGGCGAGCTAAATCAAAATATTGCTAGCAAGCTTACTCCTGGACAAAAGGTAAATCTAAGTCTTGATGGTAAGATCGTTGGACACATCAATGTTGCTAAGGTCTTTAAATTTGACGAGAGCATGAGAGCTAAAAATATATTTTTAGCAAATGAAGCCAGCAATGATAAAGAGCTAAACTTGGGTAAATACAGCATTAGTGGCGAATTTGAGCTTTATGATGAAAGTATGCAAATAAGCAAAAATGCACTAAATGATCTAATAAAAGAAGATGGCGCTAAAAAGATAACGGCGGTCTTTTTAACGGCTGATCCATTTAATAGAGCTCACGAGCGTCTTGTTAGAATGACTATTGACAAGGCTGATTTAGTAATCATTTTTCTAATACGAACACGTGAAGAAAAGCACGTTGATTACGAGATTAGAAAGCAAGTGTTAGATTATTTTATACAAAATTATTTGCCGGCAAAAAAGGTCTTTGTCTTTGCTCTAAAAAATACGACTCTTTTTAGCTCACATGCAAACCCAACACTTGAGTGCATCGCTGCTTCAAGATTTGGAGCAAATAAGCTAGTCATCGGACAAAACCACTCAGGAATTGGAATGTTTTTTGATCACAATGAAGCTCATACGATTCTTGATATTTATAAAAACGACCTAAATTTAGAGGTAATCGTACTGCCAGAGCTAGTTTATTGCAACAAATGCAAGACACTAGTTAGCACCAAAAGTTGCCCGCACGGACAACATCATCAGATCAAATATCATCCAGATGTTATCAAAGAGCTGCTATTTAACGGCATTATGCCACCAGCCATTCTTGTGAGGCCAGAAATTTCTGCACTGGTTTTAAGCAAACTCTTTACAAATCGCTTCAAAGACGTGCAAAAGCTTTGTGATGATCTTTTTGTAAATTCAGGACTGCTTGAAAACAAAACTGACCGCGACTTTTACGAAGAGCTTATGAAGCTTTATCAAACATCATCGATGACTTAA
- a CDS encoding response regulator — protein MKILIVENEIYLAGSMASKLADFGYDCEIAKSVKEALKFENFDVVLLSTTLPGQDFYPVIEKFKSSIIILLIAYINSDTVLKPIQAGAVDYIQKPFMIEELVRKIKHFEEFRNFKNEIKNYESYVNYALKEYEISSFEAKKIKFPLLLKSSKSGYSDKFIFSYVKTCKLPFLFLGKACFSELEKALAKNGDELIYMTNLEELKQEEKEKILEICKKKKVAISTSDFAQKAPFDELELSGRDKNFNIDEIVTIDEYIKYIIVNYQDKFPDTELSKKLGISRKSLWEKRKKYDVSKKK, from the coding sequence ATGAAAATTTTAATAGTAGAAAACGAAATTTATCTAGCTGGCTCGATGGCTAGCAAACTAGCTGACTTTGGCTACGACTGCGAGATCGCAAAGAGCGTCAAAGAGGCTTTGAAATTTGAAAATTTTGACGTAGTGTTACTTTCTACCACACTCCCAGGGCAGGACTTCTACCCAGTCATAGAGAAATTTAAAAGCTCTATCATCATCTTGCTCATCGCCTACATCAACAGCGATACTGTGCTAAAGCCGATACAAGCGGGCGCGGTAGATTACATCCAAAAGCCATTTATGATAGAAGAGCTAGTTAGAAAGATAAAGCATTTTGAGGAATTTAGAAATTTCAAAAACGAGATCAAAAACTATGAAAGCTACGTAAATTATGCTTTAAAAGAGTATGAAATTTCTAGCTTTGAGGCAAAAAAGATAAAATTTCCACTGCTTTTAAAGTCAAGTAAAAGCGGATACAGCGATAAATTTATATTTAGCTATGTAAAAACTTGCAAATTGCCATTTTTATTTTTAGGCAAAGCCTGTTTTTCTGAGCTTGAAAAGGCACTAGCCAAAAATGGTGATGAGCTAATCTATATGACAAATTTAGAGGAGCTAAAACAAGAAGAAAAAGAGAAAATTTTAGAAATTTGCAAAAAGAAAAAGGTCGCGATCTCAACTAGCGATTTTGCACAAAAAGCACCATTTGACGAGCTTGAGCTTTCAGGACGCGATAAAAATTTCAATATCGATGAGATCGTTACGATCGATGAATATATAAAATACATAATCGTTAATTATCAAGATAAATTCCCTGATACAGAACTTAGCAAAAAGCTTGGAATTTCTAGAAAATCACTTTGGGAAAAGAGAAAGAAATATGACGTCAGCAAGAAAAAATAG